A single region of the Paraburkholderia megapolitana genome encodes:
- a CDS encoding MipA/OmpV family protein gives MNRFMRHAQPLLLAAAFLWLYAAPAQADGPDASTSAAATSPPVATDDDSGFTVLSNATNVTHWGLGAGTGYRQQPYTGDGAKFTPIPLFYFDDKWVHALGTTLDLKIGKWAGVAFSLRGKYALGDGYDGSDAPILNGMQDRKGAFWYGPAFSWQSTYGTLTGDFLTSANKGQQAHIEFGKSFQYGKLGIEPHVGAEWLSHTYVDYYYGVRASEAQPGRPAYTGTSTIDVSLGARFNYSFTTHQSATVDIGVARLGGGITDSPLVDRKFIPQATVGYLYRFN, from the coding sequence GTGAACAGATTCATGCGCCACGCGCAACCGCTGCTACTTGCCGCCGCTTTTCTCTGGCTATACGCCGCACCGGCCCAGGCCGACGGACCCGACGCCTCAACGTCGGCGGCGGCAACATCGCCCCCGGTCGCCACCGACGACGACTCCGGCTTCACCGTCCTCAGCAACGCCACCAACGTCACACATTGGGGACTCGGCGCGGGCACCGGCTACCGGCAGCAGCCCTACACCGGCGACGGCGCGAAATTCACGCCGATTCCGCTCTTCTACTTCGACGACAAATGGGTCCATGCGCTCGGCACGACACTCGACCTGAAAATCGGCAAGTGGGCCGGCGTTGCCTTCAGCCTGCGCGGCAAATACGCGCTCGGCGACGGCTACGACGGATCGGATGCGCCGATCCTGAACGGCATGCAGGATCGCAAGGGTGCGTTCTGGTACGGCCCCGCGTTCTCGTGGCAAAGCACCTACGGCACGCTAACCGGCGACTTCCTGACCAGCGCGAACAAGGGGCAGCAGGCGCATATCGAGTTCGGCAAGTCGTTCCAGTACGGCAAGCTCGGAATCGAGCCACACGTCGGTGCCGAATGGTTGAGCCACACCTACGTCGATTATTATTACGGGGTTCGCGCATCGGAAGCGCAGCCCGGCCGGCCCGCCTACACCGGCACGTCGACCATCGACGTCTCGCTCGGCGCCCGCTTCAACTACAGCTTCACCACGCACCAGTCAGCCACCGTCGATATCGGCGTCGCGCGTCTGGGCGGCGGCATCACCGACAGCCCGCTCGTCGACAGGAAGTTCATTCCGCAGGCGACCGTCGGCTATCTCTATCGATTCAACTGA
- a CDS encoding HD domain-containing protein, with translation MTTTATFVPFAPLASLAQTLLQYVKDNDNDGDGSHDVSHLQRVWKNAATIQAGEGGDAEILLASTVLHDCVAVEKNSPLRAQASRLSAEKAARVLTALRWPEQKVLAVAHAVEAHSYSAGIAPVSLEAKIVQDADRLDAIGMLGAARCFYVAGRMGSALYDSNDPHAQARPYDDARYAIDHFHTKLFKLSAGFQTATGARLAAVRQERLKRFLEEFAEEI, from the coding sequence ATGACGACTACTGCCACTTTTGTGCCGTTCGCGCCGCTCGCTTCGCTCGCGCAAACCTTGCTCCAATACGTGAAGGACAACGACAACGACGGCGACGGCTCGCACGATGTTTCGCATCTGCAGCGCGTCTGGAAGAACGCAGCCACGATACAGGCCGGAGAAGGCGGCGATGCGGAAATCCTGCTGGCGTCGACAGTACTGCACGACTGCGTTGCCGTCGAGAAGAATTCGCCGTTGCGCGCGCAGGCCTCGCGGCTCTCCGCGGAAAAGGCTGCGCGTGTGTTGACGGCTCTGCGCTGGCCCGAGCAGAAGGTGCTTGCGGTCGCGCATGCGGTCGAGGCGCACAGCTATTCGGCGGGTATTGCACCGGTCTCGCTCGAAGCGAAGATCGTGCAGGACGCGGATCGACTTGATGCAATCGGCATGCTCGGTGCTGCGCGTTGCTTCTATGTGGCTGGGCGCATGGGTAGTGCGCTGTATGACTCTAACGATCCGCACGCGCAGGCACGACCTTACGACGATGCGCGCTACGCGATCGATCATTTTCATACGAAGCTGTTTAAACTCTCGGCGGGGTTTCAGACGGCTACTGGGGCGCGGCTTGCCGCGGTCAGGCAGGAACGGCTTAAGCGGTTTCTTGAGGAGTTTGCTGAGGAGATTTGA
- a CDS encoding DUF3574 domain-containing protein, translated as MQTLQIKMLVASLSLVALSACQLGGTQAGAAGAAGADTQTTNAAAAPVGASDPVSAAQLCPRVNGVQEVSAELLFGRNVKGRKPVSDKEIRQFLADVVTPRFPDGFTTWRTQGQWLDKDKNHVTKEESFVIQIVASGTQDTLDHISEVRNAYINQFHQESVGLVLTDACASF; from the coding sequence ATGCAGACTCTCCAGATCAAGATGCTTGTCGCATCGCTCTCGCTCGTCGCGCTCTCCGCTTGCCAGCTGGGCGGCACCCAGGCCGGCGCAGCCGGCGCCGCGGGCGCGGACACGCAAACTACGAATGCGGCCGCCGCGCCGGTCGGCGCGTCCGACCCGGTGTCGGCGGCGCAACTGTGTCCGAGGGTGAACGGTGTCCAGGAAGTTTCCGCCGAACTGCTGTTCGGTCGCAATGTGAAGGGCCGCAAGCCGGTCAGCGACAAGGAGATTCGCCAGTTCCTCGCCGATGTCGTGACGCCGCGCTTTCCCGATGGCTTCACCACCTGGAGAACCCAGGGGCAATGGCTCGACAAGGACAAGAACCACGTGACGAAGGAAGAAAGCTTCGTGATCCAGATCGTGGCGAGCGGCACACAGGACACGCTCGACCACATATCGGAAGTGCGCAACGCCTATATCAACCAGTTCCATCAGGAGTCGGTCGGGCTGGTGCTCACCGATGCGTGCGCATCGTTCTGA
- a CDS encoding 4Fe-4S dicluster domain-containing protein, with translation MSAASPAVCKQPAGVIVPVVNLKRCEGKGDCAEVCPENVFVIRRIDTADYENLGAMNRFKLRVHGMKVAYTPNADACRSCGLCVTACPEHAITLARMK, from the coding sequence ATGAGCGCCGCATCCCCTGCTGTCTGCAAGCAACCCGCGGGCGTCATCGTCCCGGTCGTCAACCTGAAGCGCTGCGAAGGCAAGGGCGATTGTGCCGAGGTTTGCCCGGAAAATGTCTTCGTCATCCGCCGCATCGACACGGCCGACTACGAGAACCTCGGCGCGATGAACCGATTCAAGTTGCGCGTACACGGCATGAAAGTCGCGTACACGCCGAACGCCGATGCATGCCGCTCGTGCGGCCTGTGCGTGACCGCGTGTCCCGAGCACGCCATCACGCTGGCGCGGATGAAGTGA
- a CDS encoding RNA polymerase sigma factor, which translates to MEPPRTPDPMVERDSEITATVVRERARLGNFIRQRVRDPGDAEDILQDVFYEFVEAYRLPAPIEQASAWLFHVARNRIIDRFRKKKELPIADMAGSSGSDDDDSEYRLDLALPSQEAGPEAVYARSVLLKALQNALDELPPEQREVFVAHELDGNSFKELAAASGVGVNTLLARKRYAVLHLRARLQSVYDELDI; encoded by the coding sequence ATGGAACCGCCGCGCACCCCGGACCCGATGGTCGAACGAGATAGCGAGATCACCGCCACCGTGGTGCGCGAGCGGGCTCGGCTCGGCAATTTCATCCGCCAGCGCGTGCGCGATCCGGGCGACGCCGAAGACATCCTGCAAGACGTTTTCTACGAATTCGTCGAAGCGTACCGGCTGCCCGCGCCGATCGAGCAGGCCAGCGCGTGGCTGTTTCACGTTGCGCGCAATCGCATCATCGATCGCTTTCGCAAGAAGAAGGAGCTACCGATTGCCGATATGGCGGGGAGTTCCGGCAGCGATGACGACGACAGCGAATATCGCCTCGATCTCGCGTTGCCGTCCCAGGAGGCCGGCCCCGAAGCCGTCTATGCACGCTCGGTGCTGCTGAAAGCGCTGCAGAACGCGCTCGACGAACTGCCGCCCGAACAACGCGAAGTCTTCGTTGCGCACGAACTCGATGGAAACAGTTTCAAGGAGCTGGCAGCCGCAAGCGGTGTCGGCGTGAATACGTTACTGGCTCGCAAGCGCTACGCGGTATTGCATCTGCGTGCGCGTTTGCAGTCCGTGTATGACGAACTGGATATTTGA
- the add gene encoding adenosine deaminase: MNETLGNVPASRSGVAITPAHRHFFRALPKAELHCHLLGAVRHDTFIALAERTGAPIARSEIDAFYTRGEKPVGVLRVLRALDEYLLTRADDLHRIAYEYLQDAAGQNVRHSEFFWNPTGTVRVSKIAYADAQAAIVAAIRDAARDFRISARLIPSIDREADPDEAVQVVAWMKAHRADEVAGLGIDYRENDRPPELFWEAYRDARAAGFRTTAHAGEFGMPARNVETAVDLLQCERIDHGYTIVDDPALAARCAERGIVFTVVPTNSYYLRTLPPEQWAELHPLRRMAALGLKIHPNTDDPTLHKVDPAGAWQLMFDHFGFGIADLRRFMFNGIDGAWVDESQRAQWRTAWAAEFDALAAALP; the protein is encoded by the coding sequence ATGAACGAGACCCTGGGTAACGTGCCCGCATCGCGTAGTGGCGTCGCCATCACGCCCGCACACCGACACTTCTTTCGCGCGCTGCCGAAGGCCGAACTGCACTGCCATCTGCTCGGCGCCGTGCGACACGACACCTTCATCGCGCTGGCCGAACGGACCGGCGCGCCGATCGCGCGCAGCGAAATTGACGCGTTCTATACGCGCGGCGAAAAACCGGTCGGCGTATTGCGTGTGTTGCGCGCCCTCGACGAATACCTGCTTACGCGTGCCGACGACCTGCACCGGATCGCCTACGAATATCTGCAGGACGCGGCCGGGCAGAACGTACGGCATAGCGAGTTCTTCTGGAATCCGACCGGCACGGTGCGCGTCTCGAAGATCGCCTATGCCGACGCGCAGGCCGCGATCGTCGCGGCCATCCGCGACGCCGCGCGCGATTTTCGCATCAGCGCACGACTCATTCCGAGTATCGATCGCGAAGCGGACCCCGATGAAGCCGTCCAGGTTGTCGCGTGGATGAAAGCGCATCGGGCTGACGAAGTCGCGGGACTCGGCATCGATTACCGCGAGAACGATCGTCCGCCGGAACTGTTCTGGGAAGCGTATCGCGACGCGCGTGCGGCGGGATTCAGGACCACCGCACACGCGGGCGAATTCGGCATGCCTGCACGCAATGTGGAAACCGCGGTCGACCTGCTCCAGTGCGAGCGCATCGATCACGGCTACACGATCGTCGACGATCCGGCGCTCGCCGCGCGCTGCGCCGAACGCGGCATCGTGTTCACCGTGGTGCCGACCAACTCCTATTACCTTCGCACACTGCCGCCCGAACAATGGGCCGAGCTGCATCCGCTGCGCCGCATGGCCGCCCTCGGCCTGAAAATCCATCCGAACACCGACGACCCGACCTTGCACAAAGTCGACCCGGCCGGTGCCTGGCAACTGATGTTCGATCATTTCGGCTTCGGTATCGCGGATCTGCGGCGATTTATGTTCAACGGTATCGATGGCGCGTGGGTGGATGAATCGCAACGCGCGCAGTGGCGGACCGCGTGGGCGGCGGAGTTTGACGCGCTGGCTGCGGCGTTACCGTGA
- a CDS encoding NCS2 family permease encodes MSSSGAMFHRSGSSWLERRFALAARNTTARTEVLAGITSFLAAAYLLVVIPSLLATGGMERGATTTATIIVFVLGTVLMGLYTNLPFIVGPGIGGSVVLGVTLAATEHVAWQTGLGIAFISGVLFLVLTLAGARSLVVRLIPAQIKLGLGASIGLFIALLGFRNAGMVIANAKTNALALGDFTRPGTLVALVGLAAAVVLQGRRVPGAILWAILIAAAAGIPLGVTHLPASPMAWPHSIAPVAFKLDIASALTVSAIPYLFVFFASEFFSTLGTTLAVGAKAQLLDEHANLPNINRPFLVDSIAATLGPVLGIPALTALVESAAGVEAGGRSGLSSLAAAAMFALMLLFVPVALAIPKEATAPALILIGLSMFGTIRHTHFDDFTDALPVLSMVLLTLMSNSFGTGIAGGLLCYVLVKLLAGRFREVSWGLVVLAVPLGYYFWTVVKPH; translated from the coding sequence ATGTCATCGTCCGGCGCGATGTTTCACCGGAGCGGTAGCTCATGGCTCGAGCGGCGCTTCGCACTTGCCGCGCGCAACACGACCGCACGCACCGAAGTGCTCGCTGGCATCACATCGTTTCTCGCGGCCGCGTACCTGCTCGTCGTGATCCCTTCGCTGCTGGCAACGGGCGGCATGGAACGCGGTGCGACGACGACGGCGACGATCATCGTGTTCGTGCTGGGCACGGTGCTGATGGGGCTCTACACGAACCTGCCGTTTATCGTGGGGCCGGGGATCGGTGGATCAGTCGTACTGGGTGTAACGCTCGCCGCTACCGAACACGTCGCATGGCAGACCGGCCTCGGTATTGCGTTCATTTCGGGTGTGCTGTTTCTCGTCCTGACATTGGCCGGCGCACGCAGCCTGGTGGTCCGGCTGATCCCCGCGCAGATCAAGCTTGGGCTCGGCGCATCGATCGGTCTCTTCATCGCGTTGCTCGGCTTTCGCAACGCGGGCATGGTGATCGCCAACGCGAAGACCAACGCGCTCGCGCTAGGTGACTTCACGCGGCCCGGCACGCTCGTCGCGCTAGTGGGCCTCGCCGCCGCAGTCGTGCTGCAAGGGCGCCGCGTGCCCGGTGCGATCCTGTGGGCCATCCTGATCGCGGCTGCTGCGGGCATCCCACTCGGCGTCACGCATCTGCCCGCGTCGCCGATGGCGTGGCCGCATAGCATCGCGCCGGTCGCGTTCAAACTCGACATCGCGAGTGCGCTCACCGTGTCCGCGATTCCGTATCTGTTCGTATTCTTCGCGTCGGAGTTCTTTTCCACGCTCGGCACCACACTCGCGGTCGGCGCCAAGGCGCAACTGCTCGATGAACACGCGAACCTGCCCAACATCAACCGGCCGTTTCTCGTCGATTCGATTGCCGCAACGCTCGGCCCGGTGCTCGGCATTCCGGCGTTGACTGCGCTGGTGGAATCGGCGGCGGGCGTCGAGGCCGGCGGGCGCAGCGGGTTATCGTCGCTGGCGGCGGCCGCGATGTTCGCACTGATGCTGCTATTCGTCCCCGTCGCACTCGCCATTCCCAAGGAAGCGACCGCGCCCGCGTTGATCCTGATCGGCCTGTCGATGTTCGGCACGATCCGCCACACGCATTTCGACGATTTCACCGATGCGCTGCCCGTGCTTTCGATGGTGCTGCTCACGCTGATGTCGAACAGCTTCGGCACCGGCATCGCCGGCGGGTTGCTCTGCTACGTACTCGTAAAGCTGCTGGCCGGACGCTTTCGCGAGGTATCGTGGGGGCTCGTCGTACTCGCCGTGCCGCTCGGCTATTACTTCTGGACCGTCGTCAAACCGCATTGA
- a CDS encoding LysR family transcriptional regulator, translating to MSDRSSLLPALTLRQVQYFVVLAHARSFTEAAQSLSLTQPALTAAIRQIEFLLGGPLFARSAHRLTLTAAGASVLPLAERLLNQARGTFDDMTRTFADRVQTVRIGLIPSVAGRLLPALTAFGTRARTLRFTLTDLPNTALIDAVREGVVDLGIGVHEPGADDPVLRYDDLFEDQIVVVVRRDDPLAKHKAIAWAKLVGRDLAVFVRGSVSEALQRTGGAENLRLTVSYRMEYTEPLYALVRNGLAIAVLPSLYTTHLHDPELVAVRLNRPHVARAIALISLAGEDRGPHVRGCREWIAAHI from the coding sequence ATGTCCGACCGTTCGTCTCTGTTGCCGGCCCTGACGCTGCGGCAAGTCCAGTACTTCGTCGTGCTTGCGCATGCCCGCAGTTTTACCGAGGCCGCGCAGTCGCTTTCGCTGACGCAACCCGCGCTGACTGCCGCGATCCGGCAGATCGAATTCCTGCTCGGCGGCCCGCTGTTCGCGCGGTCCGCACACCGTTTGACACTGACCGCTGCTGGTGCCAGCGTGCTGCCGCTGGCCGAGCGCCTGCTCAACCAGGCGCGCGGCACTTTCGACGATATGACGCGCACCTTCGCTGACCGCGTGCAAACGGTGCGCATCGGGCTGATCCCTTCAGTGGCCGGTCGCCTGCTACCGGCGCTGACCGCATTCGGCACGCGTGCGCGAACCCTGCGCTTCACGCTGACCGACCTGCCGAATACCGCGCTGATCGATGCGGTGCGCGAGGGCGTCGTCGATCTCGGCATCGGTGTGCATGAGCCGGGTGCCGACGACCCGGTGCTGCGGTACGACGATCTGTTCGAAGACCAGATCGTCGTGGTCGTACGGCGCGACGATCCACTTGCGAAGCACAAGGCCATCGCGTGGGCGAAACTCGTCGGGCGCGATCTCGCGGTGTTTGTGCGCGGCAGTGTCAGCGAAGCGCTCCAGCGCACCGGCGGTGCGGAAAACCTGCGGCTCACCGTGAGCTACCGGATGGAATACACCGAGCCGCTCTACGCGCTGGTGCGCAACGGTCTCGCGATCGCGGTACTGCCGAGCCTCTACACGACGCATCTGCACGACCCCGAACTGGTGGCGGTGCGACTCAACCGGCCACATGTCGCGCGCGCGATTGCGCTGATTTCTCTGGCGGGCGAGGATCGCGGCCCGCATGTGCGCGGCTGCCGTGAGTGGATCGCCGCGCATATCTGA
- a CDS encoding nucleoside hydrolase yields MSDTDDFPRRAFLKGSLALAAGALLPTTAWASTMNPTPRRPVIIDTDPGQDDAIAILFALGASDRLDVRALTAVAGNVPLDLTERNARIIRDWAGRTTTLPVYAGCPRPLVRELVTAANVHGKTGLEGVTLHEPLAPLAPGHAVNYLIETLRAAAPHSVTICSLGPLTNLATALTEAPDIRDHLSEIVLMGGAFFERGNITPAAEFNVYVDPQAAQIVFSSGVPIVVLPRDVAVKAPITPARIAPFRTLGTRCGTVVADIMTAEVAYQKGRHGVEEAPMYDPTATGYLIDPTLFKGRQVNVEIETTGEWTLGETVVDWTGHSGRAPNALWINEVDADGFYAALRANIANLP; encoded by the coding sequence ATGAGCGATACTGACGACTTCCCGCGCCGTGCGTTTCTCAAAGGCTCGCTTGCGCTTGCCGCCGGCGCCCTGCTCCCCACTACTGCATGGGCCTCCACCATGAACCCGACTCCACGCCGCCCGGTCATCATCGACACCGATCCTGGTCAGGACGACGCGATTGCGATTCTCTTCGCGCTCGGCGCAAGCGACCGGCTCGATGTGCGCGCGCTCACGGCCGTTGCCGGCAACGTGCCGCTCGATCTGACCGAACGCAATGCGCGCATCATCCGCGACTGGGCCGGCCGCACGACGACACTGCCCGTGTACGCGGGTTGTCCGCGGCCGTTGGTGCGCGAGCTCGTCACCGCCGCCAACGTGCACGGCAAGACTGGCCTCGAAGGCGTCACGCTGCATGAGCCACTGGCGCCGCTCGCGCCCGGACATGCGGTGAACTATCTGATCGAAACCTTGCGCGCGGCCGCGCCGCATAGCGTCACGATCTGCTCGCTCGGTCCGCTGACCAACCTCGCCACCGCGCTCACCGAAGCACCGGATATTCGCGACCATCTAAGCGAAATCGTGCTGATGGGCGGCGCTTTCTTCGAGCGCGGCAACATCACGCCGGCCGCGGAATTCAACGTCTATGTCGATCCGCAGGCGGCGCAAATCGTCTTTTCGAGCGGCGTGCCGATTGTCGTGTTGCCGCGCGATGTCGCGGTCAAGGCGCCGATCACGCCCGCGCGGATTGCCCCGTTCCGCACGCTCGGCACGCGTTGCGGCACTGTCGTAGCGGACATCATGACCGCGGAGGTGGCGTATCAGAAGGGACGCCACGGCGTCGAAGAAGCGCCGATGTACGACCCGACCGCCACCGGCTATCTGATCGATCCGACGCTCTTCAAGGGCAGGCAGGTCAACGTGGAGATCGAGACGACCGGCGAATGGACGCTTGGCGAAACCGTCGTCGACTGGACTGGGCACAGCGGCCGCGCGCCGAACGCGCTGTGGATCAACGAAGTCGATGCGGACGGCTTCTATGCGGCGCTGCGCGCCAACATCGCCAACCTGCCCTAA
- a CDS encoding porin, whose amino-acid sequence MKLRKLTPLAMFSTLAATAAAPACAQSSVTLYGLISAGVGFASNQGGKNAWQALSGTNQNPRWGLKGKEDLGGGLSAIFQLENGFNVMSGTASQNGREFGRQAFVGLSDKHYGTLTFGRQYDTIHDYIGPVIIASNGVNIGDNDNGYNDIRVQNSVKYVSAAYRGLKATAQYGFSNTVGFSNNNAYSFGVGYENGPLRWSAVYAQYNHPYSSTNQDGAIANDYASSLLIFDKSATNPSVFASKQRILGTGGFYTIGRAQFAALFTDVHYDYLDNSHLHLQNYGLNVVYTLTPALFLGAAYGYTAGKYDVIDTHPKWHQVNLQADYFLSKRTDVALTVIGQLAAGDAKYAQIFAYARSTSTRQVIATVGIRHLF is encoded by the coding sequence ATGAAACTCCGCAAGCTCACTCCGCTGGCGATGTTCAGCACGCTCGCCGCCACCGCTGCTGCGCCGGCCTGCGCGCAAAGCAGCGTGACGCTCTATGGCCTGATCTCCGCGGGCGTGGGCTTCGCGTCCAACCAGGGTGGCAAGAACGCCTGGCAGGCGCTGAGCGGCACCAACCAGAACCCGCGCTGGGGGTTAAAAGGCAAAGAAGACCTCGGCGGCGGACTGAGCGCGATCTTCCAGCTCGAAAACGGCTTCAACGTCATGAGCGGCACGGCCTCGCAGAACGGCCGCGAATTCGGCCGCCAGGCATTCGTCGGGCTGTCGGACAAACACTACGGCACGCTGACTTTCGGTCGTCAGTACGACACGATCCACGACTACATCGGACCGGTGATCATCGCCAGCAACGGTGTGAACATCGGCGACAACGACAACGGCTATAACGACATCCGCGTGCAGAACTCGGTGAAGTACGTGAGCGCCGCCTATCGCGGCCTGAAGGCGACGGCGCAATACGGCTTCAGCAATACGGTGGGCTTCAGCAACAACAACGCGTACAGCTTCGGCGTCGGCTACGAGAACGGTCCGCTGCGCTGGAGCGCTGTCTACGCGCAGTACAACCATCCGTACAGCAGCACGAATCAGGACGGCGCAATCGCCAACGACTACGCATCGTCGCTGCTGATCTTCGACAAGAGCGCGACGAACCCGTCGGTATTCGCGAGCAAACAGCGCATTCTCGGCACCGGCGGCTTCTACACGATCGGCCGCGCGCAGTTCGCGGCGCTGTTTACCGATGTCCATTACGACTACCTCGACAACTCGCACCTGCATCTGCAGAACTACGGCCTGAACGTCGTCTACACGCTGACGCCGGCGCTCTTTCTCGGCGCTGCATATGGCTATACGGCCGGCAAGTACGACGTGATCGACACGCATCCGAAGTGGCATCAGGTCAATCTGCAGGCAGACTACTTCCTGTCGAAGCGCACCGATGTCGCGTTGACGGTGATCGGACAGCTCGCCGCCGGCGACGCGAAATACGCGCAGATCTTCGCCTATGCCCGCTCGACCAGTACGCGCCAGGTCATCGCGACGGTCGGCATCCGCCACCTGTTCTGA
- a CDS encoding NAD(P)/FAD-dependent oxidoreductase: MLRLSEVKLPLDHAEADLEAAVRARLAELGVAADGLVRYTVFRRAHDARKRSDIRLTYIVDAEVKDEAAALKRIAGKPHCAVTPDMTYRFVAQAPEHTDRLRPVVIGMGPCGLFAGLILAQMGFRPIIFERGKAVRERTKDTFGLWRKGVLNPESNVQFGEGGAGTFSDGKLYSQIKDPNHYGRKVLEEFVKAGAPEDILYLSRPHIGTFRLVSMVEKMRATIHELGGEVRFETRVDDIEIDQGKVRSLKLSNGDTLRCDHVVLAVGHSARDTFQMLHDRGVYIEAKPFSLGFRIEHPQGVIDRSRFGTFAGHKLLGAADYKVVHHCSNGRSAYSFCMCPGGTVVAATSEPGRVVTNGMSQYSRAERNANAGIVVGITPEDYPGGPMAGIAFQRKWEERAFELGGSNYHAPGQLVGDFIAGRPSTSLGSVVPSYKPGVHPTDLSTALPDYVIEAIREALPQIDRKIAGFAMHDAVLTGVETRTSSPIRVRRKDDCQSMNVEGLYPAGEGAGYAGGIYSAAIDGIEVAQALALNLTAARA; encoded by the coding sequence ATGCTACGTTTAAGCGAAGTCAAACTCCCTCTGGACCATGCCGAAGCCGATCTCGAAGCCGCGGTTCGCGCGCGCCTCGCGGAGCTCGGCGTGGCGGCAGACGGCCTCGTCCGCTACACGGTGTTTCGCCGTGCGCACGATGCGCGCAAGCGCTCCGATATCCGGCTGACCTATATCGTCGACGCCGAAGTCAAGGACGAAGCGGCTGCGCTCAAGCGGATCGCTGGCAAACCGCATTGCGCGGTAACGCCCGACATGACGTACCGCTTCGTCGCGCAGGCTCCCGAACACACGGATCGCCTGCGCCCGGTGGTGATCGGTATGGGACCGTGCGGTCTGTTCGCGGGGCTGATCCTCGCGCAGATGGGGTTTCGTCCCATCATCTTCGAACGCGGCAAGGCCGTGCGCGAGCGCACCAAGGACACCTTCGGCCTGTGGCGCAAGGGCGTACTCAATCCTGAATCGAACGTGCAGTTCGGCGAAGGCGGCGCTGGAACGTTTTCCGACGGCAAGCTGTACAGCCAGATCAAGGATCCGAATCACTATGGCCGCAAGGTGCTCGAAGAATTCGTCAAGGCAGGCGCGCCGGAAGACATCCTGTATCTGAGCCGGCCGCACATCGGCACGTTCCGCCTTGTCAGCATGGTGGAAAAGATGCGCGCCACGATCCACGAACTGGGCGGCGAAGTGCGCTTCGAAACCCGGGTCGACGACATCGAAATCGATCAGGGCAAGGTGCGCTCGCTCAAGCTCTCGAACGGCGACACGCTGCGCTGCGACCACGTCGTGCTGGCCGTGGGCCACAGCGCGCGCGACACCTTCCAGATGCTGCACGATCGTGGCGTGTATATCGAAGCCAAGCCGTTTTCGCTCGGGTTTCGCATCGAACATCCGCAGGGTGTGATCGATCGCAGCCGTTTCGGTACGTTTGCGGGCCACAAGCTGCTCGGCGCGGCCGATTACAAAGTGGTCCATCACTGCAGTAACGGACGTTCCGCCTACAGCTTTTGTATGTGCCCAGGCGGCACGGTGGTCGCGGCGACGTCCGAACCGGGCCGCGTGGTCACCAATGGCATGAGCCAGTATTCCCGGGCCGAGCGCAACGCGAATGCGGGCATCGTCGTCGGCATCACGCCAGAAGATTATCCGGGCGGCCCGATGGCAGGCATCGCGTTCCAGCGCAAATGGGAAGAGCGCGCATTCGAACTAGGCGGCAGCAACTATCACGCACCCGGTCAACTGGTCGGCGACTTTATCGCGGGCCGACCGTCGACGTCGCTGGGCTCCGTCGTGCCGTCGTACAAGCCGGGTGTTCATCCCACCGATCTCAGCACGGCGCTGCCCGACTACGTGATCGAAGCGATCCGCGAAGCATTGCCGCAGATCGATAGAAAGATTGCCGGCTTTGCGATGCACGACGCCGTACTCACCGGCGTCGAGACGCGCACTTCGTCGCCGATCCGGGTGCGCCGCAAGGATGATTGCCAGAGCATGAACGTCGAAGGTCTGTATCCGGCCGGCGAAGGCGCGGGGTATGCGGGTGGGATCTATTCGGCGGCCATCGACGGCATCGAGGTAGCGCAGGCGCTCGCGCTCAATCTGACGGCGGCGCGAGCCTAA